Proteins encoded within one genomic window of Amorphoplanes friuliensis DSM 7358:
- a CDS encoding glycoside hydrolase family 130 protein, whose translation MTLSPTPDLLAARQSVSLTPDPSRVIVKLFVPGEDAAVVRTRAQALIDRIAGLPGDEVDRLLGETVALFADRHRDLESTFLHHFELVRHRVEHAADLSPQRRLLVGAYFTNEYAVEAAALCNPSAVEHPDQTGLGAGQLRVALSVRQIGEGHLSSIGFATAVVGPGTELTVAGRTGPLVTGSRVPARHRRDLLAAGLADDGWDNEVAAALLGSLPEHFDDATFESVLGTLPDGLHSRENAQRTLEQLRRTNAAGYATAFPEDTHLHQRVLWPATPAESNGMEDARFVRFVGDDGVADYWATYTAYDGREIAARTISSPDLRQFHIEPMRGPGVRNKGVALFPRTVGGRRLALSRADGETIGLTELDDQARWRTPVPLHAPGRGWELIQTGNCGSPLETSAGWLVLTHGVGTMRRYAIGAILLDLDHPERVLAELPGPLLSPDATERDGYVPNVLYSCGGLIHDGVLWLPYGASDARIGFATVEVEALLAAMVRADR comes from the coding sequence ATGACGCTTTCACCGACGCCCGACCTTCTCGCCGCCCGGCAGAGCGTCTCGCTGACACCCGATCCGAGCCGGGTCATCGTCAAGCTCTTCGTCCCGGGTGAGGACGCGGCCGTCGTCCGCACCCGCGCCCAGGCCCTCATCGACCGCATCGCCGGACTGCCCGGTGACGAGGTCGACCGCCTGCTCGGGGAGACCGTGGCGCTCTTCGCGGACCGGCACCGCGATCTGGAGAGCACCTTCCTGCACCACTTCGAGCTGGTCCGGCACCGAGTGGAGCACGCCGCCGATCTCTCACCGCAGCGCCGGCTGCTGGTCGGCGCCTACTTCACCAACGAGTACGCCGTGGAGGCCGCTGCCCTCTGCAACCCCTCGGCTGTCGAGCACCCCGACCAGACCGGGCTCGGCGCCGGGCAGCTGCGGGTGGCCCTGAGCGTGCGGCAGATCGGCGAGGGACACCTGTCGTCGATCGGCTTCGCCACGGCGGTCGTCGGACCCGGCACCGAGCTGACGGTTGCCGGCCGCACCGGCCCGCTGGTCACCGGCAGCCGCGTCCCGGCCCGGCACCGGCGCGACCTGCTCGCGGCCGGCCTGGCCGACGACGGCTGGGACAACGAGGTGGCGGCGGCGCTGCTCGGGTCGCTGCCCGAGCACTTCGACGACGCGACGTTCGAGAGTGTCCTCGGGACACTGCCGGACGGCCTCCACAGTCGCGAGAACGCCCAGCGCACCCTCGAGCAGCTGCGCCGCACCAACGCCGCCGGTTATGCGACCGCCTTCCCGGAGGACACCCACCTGCACCAGCGGGTGCTGTGGCCGGCGACCCCGGCGGAGAGCAACGGCATGGAGGACGCGCGCTTCGTCCGGTTCGTCGGCGACGACGGGGTGGCGGACTACTGGGCCACCTACACGGCGTACGACGGGCGGGAGATCGCGGCCCGGACGATCAGCTCACCGGACCTGCGGCAGTTCCACATCGAGCCGATGCGAGGGCCCGGCGTCCGCAACAAGGGTGTTGCGCTCTTCCCGCGTACCGTGGGCGGGCGCCGGCTGGCGCTGTCCCGGGCCGACGGGGAGACCATCGGGTTGACCGAGCTCGACGACCAGGCCCGGTGGCGGACGCCGGTGCCGCTGCACGCCCCCGGGCGCGGCTGGGAGCTGATCCAGACCGGCAACTGCGGCTCACCCCTGGAGACCTCCGCGGGGTGGCTCGTGCTCACCCACGGTGTCGGGACGATGCGCCGGTACGCGATCGGGGCGATCCTGCTCGACCTGGACCACCCCGAACGCGTGCTGGCCGAGCTCCCCGGCCCCCTGCTGTCCCCCGACGCGACCGAACGCGACGGTTACGTGCCCAACGTCCTCTACTCCTGCGGCGGACTGATCCACGACGGGGTGCTGTGGCTTCCCTACGGCGCGAGCGACGCCCGGATCGGCTTCGCCACGGTCGAGGTCGAGGCGCTGCTCGCGGCCATGGTCAGGGCAGATCGATGA
- a CDS encoding putative bifunctional diguanylate cyclase/phosphodiesterase has protein sequence MTRHLSWWYVAVGLVLSAIYLTVPEAAGGAFAGMVVTTVAAILYGVRRLRPRRRLPWWLLAAGTFAFSVGSVIAVVQTEMLKDESFPSLADAVSLGLTFPLLLAAMLALSRTGAPSRDRASMIDSLILTAGAGFLAWVYLINPYLTSPDLTVLQKAVSVAYPLGDVLLLAILVRLALGAQRRWSVLFLVTSGGALLVSDIAFSLERLNGQWSMGGPIDVGWVIFFMAGGLAALHPSMVALTEPRVVMQPTEFRARRAVLTVASLIAPTVLFVEALRNPVHNGVLIAVVSAVLILLSLGRMSVVAAGLRRTVVRERELRLACETLLGAADVDEVERVVRGAVSALLRPGTPHRTVLILHGGRPGGDTTGDGDLRYVTTLPPGLAGQLDGFELALHCPLAVGGARVGDLYVGAGELELVWLHEAARVLAGQAASMIDRIALNREINKRDSEAYFRTLVLNATDVILIVDGDDRVGYASPSAQWLFRSGSVVGSALEDLIEPLSSPLAPEETTALYLAHRAGHEPAEVEVTIRDLRDEPTVAGRVLTLRDVTERRRLERELLERAYRDPLTGLGNRLRFQDAAQAAVTSSGMTGRTAGILLVNIDDFRTVNDTMGHEIGDELLNEFGRRLVTAAAAYGTVARLGADEFGVVVTSVGDVSEIEALAVHILTVGTEPFLLGGSAGSIVSIQPSIGVATTADAGDVHDLLTQADVALGSAKRGTPRWRRYEESMHARMLQRMQLRADLGQAITDDAFVLHFQPIVDLATGHTRGLEALVRWQHPARGLVPPLEFIEIAEESGLIVPLGDWVLRHAVDAAAKFRAAVPEQAPYMSVNVSVRQFRSAGFVSRVFAELARAGLPAELLTIEITESLLLGDDEQIHAGLQTLRAAGVKVSIDDFGTGYSSLSYLHRVDVDTLKLDKSFVDTIATSPQQYDLVRGIIQLAATLQLDVVAEGIETDQHRELLIDGGCAYGQGYLFARPLPEDAVLGYMAGSEHSDTQVTPAA, from the coding sequence ATGACCAGGCACCTGAGCTGGTGGTATGTCGCCGTCGGCCTGGTTTTGTCCGCTATCTACCTGACTGTGCCGGAAGCGGCCGGAGGTGCCTTCGCCGGCATGGTGGTCACCACGGTGGCCGCGATCCTCTACGGCGTCCGCCGCCTGCGACCGCGCCGCCGCCTGCCGTGGTGGCTCCTCGCGGCCGGCACCTTCGCCTTCTCCGTCGGCTCGGTGATCGCCGTCGTGCAGACCGAGATGCTGAAGGACGAGTCGTTCCCGTCGCTCGCCGACGCGGTGTCGCTCGGGCTGACCTTCCCGCTGCTCCTGGCGGCCATGCTGGCGCTCAGCCGCACGGGTGCTCCCTCCCGGGACCGCGCCAGCATGATCGACTCTTTGATCCTGACCGCCGGCGCCGGCTTCCTGGCCTGGGTCTACCTGATCAACCCGTACCTGACGAGTCCCGATCTCACCGTGCTGCAGAAGGCGGTCTCGGTCGCGTACCCGCTCGGGGACGTGCTGCTGCTGGCCATCCTCGTCCGGCTGGCGCTGGGTGCCCAGCGCCGGTGGAGTGTGCTGTTCCTGGTGACCTCGGGCGGCGCGCTGCTCGTCTCGGACATCGCGTTCAGCCTGGAACGGCTCAACGGGCAGTGGAGCATGGGCGGCCCGATCGACGTCGGCTGGGTCATCTTCTTCATGGCCGGCGGCCTGGCCGCGCTGCACCCGTCCATGGTGGCGCTGACCGAGCCCCGCGTGGTGATGCAGCCCACCGAGTTCCGCGCCCGGCGGGCCGTCCTCACGGTCGCTTCCCTGATCGCGCCGACGGTGCTGTTCGTCGAAGCGCTTCGGAACCCGGTCCACAACGGTGTGCTGATCGCGGTCGTCTCGGCCGTGCTGATCCTGCTGTCGCTGGGCCGGATGTCGGTCGTGGCCGCCGGTCTGCGCCGGACCGTGGTGCGCGAACGCGAGCTGCGGCTGGCCTGCGAGACGCTCCTCGGGGCGGCCGACGTGGACGAGGTCGAACGTGTCGTCCGCGGTGCCGTGTCCGCCCTGCTGCGACCGGGCACCCCGCACCGCACGGTCCTGATCCTGCACGGCGGCCGGCCCGGTGGTGACACCACCGGCGACGGCGACCTCCGCTACGTCACCACCCTGCCGCCCGGCCTCGCCGGTCAGCTGGACGGTTTCGAGCTGGCGCTGCACTGCCCGCTGGCGGTCGGGGGCGCCCGGGTCGGTGACCTCTACGTCGGCGCCGGTGAGCTCGAGCTCGTCTGGCTGCACGAAGCGGCGCGGGTCCTCGCCGGGCAGGCTGCCAGCATGATCGACCGTATCGCCCTGAACCGCGAGATCAACAAGCGGGACAGCGAGGCGTACTTCCGCACCCTGGTCCTCAACGCGACCGACGTCATCCTCATCGTCGACGGCGACGACCGGGTCGGCTACGCCAGCCCATCGGCCCAGTGGCTGTTCCGCTCCGGCTCGGTCGTCGGCAGCGCCCTCGAGGACCTCATCGAGCCGCTGTCCAGCCCCCTCGCTCCCGAGGAGACCACCGCGCTCTACCTGGCCCACCGGGCCGGCCACGAGCCCGCCGAGGTCGAGGTGACCATCCGCGATCTCCGGGACGAGCCGACGGTCGCCGGGCGGGTGCTGACCCTGCGCGACGTGACCGAGCGCCGCCGGCTCGAACGTGAGCTGCTCGAGCGGGCGTACCGGGACCCGCTGACCGGTCTGGGCAACCGCCTGCGGTTCCAGGACGCGGCGCAGGCGGCCGTCACCAGCTCCGGCATGACGGGCCGGACCGCCGGGATCCTGCTGGTCAACATCGACGACTTCCGGACCGTCAACGACACCATGGGTCACGAGATCGGCGACGAGCTGCTGAACGAGTTCGGCCGGCGGCTGGTCACGGCCGCGGCCGCGTACGGCACGGTGGCCCGTCTCGGCGCCGACGAGTTCGGTGTGGTGGTCACCTCGGTCGGGGACGTCAGCGAGATCGAGGCGCTCGCCGTCCACATCCTCACCGTGGGCACCGAGCCGTTCCTCCTCGGCGGCTCGGCCGGCAGCATCGTCTCGATCCAGCCCAGCATCGGCGTCGCCACGACCGCCGACGCCGGTGACGTCCACGACCTGCTCACCCAGGCCGACGTGGCCCTGGGCAGCGCCAAGCGCGGCACCCCGCGCTGGCGGCGCTACGAGGAGTCCATGCACGCCCGGATGCTCCAGCGCATGCAGCTGCGCGCCGACCTCGGCCAGGCGATCACCGACGACGCGTTCGTGCTGCACTTCCAGCCGATCGTCGACCTGGCCACCGGGCACACCCGCGGCCTGGAGGCGCTGGTCCGCTGGCAGCACCCGGCCCGGGGGCTCGTGCCGCCGCTGGAGTTCATCGAGATCGCGGAGGAGTCCGGGCTCATCGTGCCGCTCGGCGACTGGGTGCTGCGGCACGCCGTCGACGCCGCCGCGAAGTTCCGGGCGGCCGTGCCGGAACAGGCGCCGTACATGAGTGTGAACGTCTCGGTCCGGCAGTTCCGCTCGGCCGGGTTCGTCTCGCGCGTCTTCGCCGAGCTGGCCCGGGCCGGGCTCCCGGCCGAGCTGCTCACCATCGAGATCACCGAGAGCCTCCTGCTCGGTGACGACGAGCAGATCCACGCCGGGCTGCAGACGCTGCGGGCCGCGGGGGTCAAGGTGTCCATCGACGACTTCGGTACGGGCTACTCGTCCCTGAGCTACCTGCACCGCGTCGACGTCGACACCCTCAAGCTGGACAAGTCCTTCGTGGACACCATCGCGACCTCACCCCAGCAGTACGACCTGGTACGCGGCATCATCCAGCTCGCCGCGACACTCCAGCTGGACGTGGTGGCGGAGGGCATCGAGACGGACCAGCACCGTGAGCTGCTGATCGACGGCGGTTGCGCGTACGGGCAGGGTTATCTTTTCGCCCGGCCCCTGCCCGAGGACGCCGTGCTGGGGTACATGGCAGGCAGTGAGCACTCGGACACGCAGGTGACACCGGCCGCGTGA
- a CDS encoding aminotransferase class I/II-fold pyridoxal phosphate-dependent enzyme, with translation MNPILLSGLPALSPGQQGIAELHDAGLWDQVIEEIDGRRIRVGDHWMTDFASCNYLGLDLDPQVQASVGEQIARWGTHPSWSRMLGSPRLYPQLEERLAELLGAPDVLTLPTISQIHLSAIPALAGKGGTILLDSRAHRTIYDGCVYARAQGATVKRFASGDLEQAAELLRQAPADQPRLVCMDGVNSMTGNHPDLTAFAELCREHGALLYVDDAHGMGVIGERRPDETSPYGARGNAVVKHTGGTYENIVLVGGLSKSYSSLLAFIACEPAVKRHLKITCPPYLYSGPVPTASLATAHAGLDVNAERGDALRAHLHHLTARVLDQLDAFGVKTPNESGFPLIEVPLRDPALLQPVGRALLDRGAYVTLAPYPGVPRDEVGFRIQLTAANTDAEVDALLDTLKWLHHDFSDAGSPMRPA, from the coding sequence GTGAATCCCATCCTCCTCAGTGGTCTGCCCGCGCTCTCGCCGGGACAGCAGGGCATCGCCGAGCTCCACGACGCCGGTCTCTGGGACCAGGTCATCGAGGAGATCGACGGCCGGCGCATCCGCGTCGGTGACCACTGGATGACCGACTTCGCCTCCTGCAACTACCTCGGTCTCGACCTCGACCCGCAGGTCCAGGCGTCCGTGGGGGAGCAGATCGCCCGCTGGGGGACGCACCCGAGCTGGTCCCGCATGCTCGGCAGCCCCCGGCTGTACCCGCAGCTCGAGGAGCGCCTCGCCGAGCTGCTCGGGGCGCCCGACGTGCTGACGCTGCCCACGATCAGTCAGATCCACCTGTCCGCGATCCCGGCCCTGGCCGGCAAGGGCGGCACCATCCTGCTCGACAGCCGCGCGCACCGGACCATCTACGACGGCTGCGTCTACGCCCGCGCGCAGGGTGCGACGGTGAAGCGGTTCGCCTCCGGTGACCTCGAGCAGGCCGCCGAGCTGCTGCGCCAGGCGCCCGCAGACCAGCCCCGTCTGGTCTGCATGGACGGCGTCAACAGCATGACCGGCAACCACCCCGACCTGACCGCGTTCGCCGAGCTCTGCCGCGAGCACGGCGCACTGCTCTACGTGGACGACGCCCACGGCATGGGTGTCATCGGCGAGCGCCGCCCCGACGAGACCTCCCCGTACGGCGCCCGCGGCAACGCCGTCGTCAAGCACACCGGCGGGACGTACGAGAACATCGTGCTGGTCGGCGGGCTGTCCAAGTCGTACTCGTCGCTGCTCGCCTTCATCGCGTGCGAGCCGGCCGTCAAACGGCACCTGAAGATCACCTGTCCGCCGTACCTGTACTCCGGTCCGGTGCCCACCGCGTCGCTGGCCACGGCCCACGCCGGGCTCGACGTGAACGCCGAGCGTGGTGACGCCCTGCGTGCCCACCTGCACCACCTGACCGCCCGGGTGCTCGACCAGCTCGACGCGTTCGGTGTGAAGACCCCGAACGAGTCCGGTTTCCCGCTGATCGAGGTCCCGCTGCGCGACCCGGCGCTGCTCCAGCCGGTGGGCCGCGCGCTGCTCGACCGCGGCGCCTACGTGACTCTGGCGCCCTACCCCGGTGTGCCGCGGGACGAGGTCGGCTTCCGCATCCAGCTCACCGCGGCCAACACCGACGCCGAGGTCGACGCCCTCCTCGACACGCTCAAGTGGCTGCACCACGACTTCTCCGACGCGGGCTCACCGATGCGGCCCGCCTGA
- a CDS encoding GNAT family N-acetyltransferase, translating to MHLRPYGEADLALTAALEIDPVVMRHLGGAAGDDRVRVVHEKRLAGVAAGDRYRTVTPAGAVSPVGIVAIWRTRWEEESIFELGVMFLPAHQRLGLGLAAARLLLEDFWTAGVSDTVHAFTAVDNVPAGQACIRLGFQLEGDCDLDYEGRPLRCHHWLLTSGGPHR from the coding sequence ATGCACCTGCGCCCGTACGGTGAGGCGGATCTGGCGCTCACCGCCGCGCTGGAGATCGACCCGGTGGTCATGCGGCATCTCGGTGGCGCCGCTGGTGACGACCGGGTCCGTGTCGTTCACGAGAAGCGTCTGGCCGGAGTGGCGGCCGGCGACCGGTACAGAACGGTCACACCGGCGGGGGCCGTCTCACCCGTCGGGATCGTGGCGATCTGGCGTACCCGGTGGGAGGAGGAATCGATCTTCGAGCTCGGGGTGATGTTCCTGCCGGCCCACCAGCGGCTCGGTCTGGGCCTGGCGGCGGCGCGGCTGCTCCTCGAGGACTTCTGGACGGCCGGGGTCTCGGACACCGTGCACGCCTTCACCGCCGTCGACAACGTGCCGGCCGGTCAGGCCTGCATCCGTCTCGGCTTCCAGCTCGAGGGCGACTGCGATCTTGATTACGAGGGGCGGCCGCTGCGGTGCCACCACTGGCTGCTGACCTCAGGCGGGCCGCATCGGTGA
- a CDS encoding serine/threonine-protein kinase produces the protein MVTSPARIGSYRIERLLGIGSFATVWLGHDTVLGAHVAIKVLAENWSHDLRVRERFLDEARLLWRLDDERVVRVHALGELPDGRPYLVMGWAEGGSLRDRLAGDPIPAGPALTLLREICKGVAVLHDQGIVHRDLTPGNILFSGGRAVIADLGLAKALAAASGLTARAGTPGYMAPEQDDPLAIIDRRADVYGLGRLGLRLLPAPPPKIAEVLRTATARRPENRYPDASALGAALDRATIGRSRASPLALAAGRGVLGLASAVLLVALASDSIGDRLPPRPGTVVDAAGRLSLPVPAGWTARSGHWTRPGPVVVISPDPARWTTDTTVPGAFAWLWADAATTPSQFVAERPNQGCRPLPVRTLRAAGLDWYIAAFRACPDGRAEIVEAVGTRPGDPGLVYVQIAPPPDSPAFTDTLLAGVRAR, from the coding sequence GTGGTGACCTCTCCCGCGCGGATCGGGTCGTACCGCATCGAACGGCTGCTGGGGATCGGCTCCTTCGCGACCGTCTGGCTGGGGCACGACACGGTGCTCGGGGCCCACGTGGCGATCAAGGTGCTGGCGGAAAACTGGAGCCACGACCTGCGCGTCCGCGAACGGTTCCTGGACGAGGCCCGGCTGCTGTGGCGGCTCGACGACGAACGTGTCGTGCGGGTCCACGCGCTGGGTGAGCTGCCCGACGGGCGCCCGTACCTGGTCATGGGCTGGGCCGAGGGTGGCAGCCTGCGGGACCGGCTCGCCGGGGATCCGATCCCGGCCGGGCCGGCGCTCACCCTGCTGCGCGAGATCTGCAAGGGCGTCGCCGTCCTCCACGACCAGGGCATCGTCCACCGTGACCTGACACCCGGCAACATCCTCTTCTCCGGCGGCCGGGCGGTCATCGCCGACCTCGGCCTGGCCAAGGCCCTCGCCGCCGCCTCCGGGCTGACGGCCCGCGCCGGCACCCCCGGCTACATGGCCCCCGAGCAGGACGACCCCCTGGCGATCATCGACCGCCGCGCCGACGTCTACGGCCTGGGCCGGCTCGGCCTCCGGCTCCTCCCGGCGCCACCACCGAAGATCGCCGAGGTCCTGCGCACGGCCACGGCCCGGCGCCCCGAGAACCGATACCCGGACGCGTCCGCGCTCGGCGCCGCCCTGGACCGCGCCACGATCGGCCGCTCCCGCGCAAGCCCGCTCGCCCTCGCCGCCGGCCGCGGTGTGCTCGGCCTGGCCTCGGCGGTGCTGCTCGTGGCCCTCGCCTCGGACTCGATCGGCGACCGCCTGCCCCCACGCCCCGGCACGGTCGTCGACGCCGCCGGGCGGCTCTCCCTGCCGGTCCCCGCGGGCTGGACCGCCCGGTCGGGCCACTGGACACGACCCGGCCCGGTGGTGGTGATCTCCCCGGACCCCGCCCGCTGGACCACCGACACCACCGTCCCCGGCGCCTTCGCCTGGCTCTGGGCCGACGCCGCCACCACACCGTCACAGTTCGTCGCCGAACGCCCCAACCAGGGCTGCAGACCCCTTCCGGTACGCACGCTGCGCGCCGCCGGGCTGGACTGGTACATCGCGGCCTTCCGCGCCTGCCCCGACGGCCGCGCGGAGATCGTGGAAGCAGTCGGCACCCGCCCCGGCGATCCCGGTCTGGTCTACGTCCAGATCGCCCCGCCGCCGGACAGCCCTGCCTTCACCGACACCCTCCTCGCCGGTGTCCGGGCACGCTAA
- a CDS encoding DUF2332 domain-containing protein: MPINSSPLYERVAAVLSESAPLLEQRPAVILAALHDLALAGHAPALAAAYAARDGDAAAAAAIDTLARMTDEVMALATRRKVPADQTGRHTVLYPAITEAAHRAGAATIGLIDVGNPAGLNLNVNRTGITYSDGLLLGDRSSPVQVKASLVGRRPVPAQVMPEVVARIGVDRHPLDLTDEADTRWLRASLPPELAATHDAEIALAASAPPVLLRGDPVSLLPEALSRIPADVLPVVTTTWALSRLSPAKRLAFLHHLEEAVRPVAWVSAEGVGVAPSVPTYGDRPASGHSIIGVALFDGPTRQIEALGRCWSKGRLLSWLPDPPVS; encoded by the coding sequence TTGCCCATCAATTCCTCGCCGCTGTACGAGCGCGTCGCCGCCGTGCTCAGCGAATCCGCGCCTTTGCTCGAGCAGCGTCCCGCCGTGATCCTGGCCGCGCTGCACGATCTCGCCCTCGCCGGCCACGCCCCGGCCCTGGCCGCCGCGTACGCCGCGCGGGACGGCGACGCCGCGGCCGCCGCAGCGATCGACACGCTGGCCCGGATGACCGACGAGGTCATGGCCCTCGCCACCCGCCGCAAGGTCCCGGCCGACCAGACCGGACGCCACACCGTGCTGTACCCGGCCATCACCGAAGCAGCCCACCGGGCCGGCGCGGCGACCATCGGTCTGATCGACGTGGGCAACCCGGCCGGCCTCAACCTCAACGTCAACCGCACCGGCATCACCTACAGCGACGGACTCTTGCTCGGCGATCGGTCATCCCCGGTGCAGGTGAAGGCCTCTCTGGTAGGGAGGCGGCCGGTCCCGGCGCAGGTGATGCCCGAGGTCGTCGCCCGGATCGGTGTCGACCGGCATCCGCTGGACCTGACCGACGAAGCGGACACCCGATGGTTGCGGGCCAGCCTCCCCCCGGAACTGGCCGCCACGCACGACGCCGAGATCGCGCTCGCGGCATCGGCTCCTCCGGTGCTGCTGCGCGGTGATCCGGTCTCGCTGCTGCCCGAGGCGCTGAGCCGCATCCCCGCCGACGTGCTGCCCGTGGTGACGACGACGTGGGCGCTGTCGCGCCTGTCGCCCGCAAAACGCCTGGCCTTCCTGCACCACCTCGAGGAAGCCGTCCGCCCGGTGGCCTGGGTGTCGGCCGAGGGAGTCGGCGTCGCACCATCCGTACCCACCTACGGCGACCGCCCCGCCTCCGGCCACAGCATCATCGGCGTGGCCCTCTTCGACGGCCCCACCCGGCAGATCGAAGCCCTCGGCCGCTGCTGGTCAAAAGGCCGCCTGTTGTCCTGGCTCCCGGACCCACCCGTCAGCTGA
- a CDS encoding RNA polymerase sigma factor has translation METPDVESLVHSASSGDRRALDTLLTVLRPEALRLCARFLPYREDAEEACQDTLLAVANGIGQFQGRSSFRTWFYRVAANRSRSTYQRLRRRFDAEAAGVPLPDHPDPQRTSVVAGTRLDLLDALESLAPDHAEAVVLRDVLGLTYGEIATLLAVPDGTVKSRIHEGRRRLRERLT, from the coding sequence ATGGAAACGCCGGACGTCGAATCCCTGGTCCACTCGGCGTCGTCCGGCGACCGCCGAGCCCTCGACACCCTGCTGACCGTGTTACGCCCCGAAGCCCTGCGGTTGTGCGCCCGCTTTCTGCCGTACCGGGAGGACGCGGAGGAGGCCTGCCAGGACACGCTGCTGGCCGTCGCGAACGGCATCGGCCAGTTCCAGGGCCGGTCGTCGTTCCGCACCTGGTTCTACCGTGTCGCCGCCAACCGCTCCCGCTCGACCTACCAGCGCCTGCGCCGCCGCTTCGACGCCGAAGCCGCCGGTGTCCCCCTCCCCGACCACCCGGACCCGCAGCGCACGAGCGTGGTGGCCGGCACTCGCCTGGACCTGCTGGATGCCCTGGAGTCGCTCGCACCGGACCACGCCGAGGCCGTGGTGCTCCGCGACGTGCTCGGCCTGACCTACGGCGAGATCGCCACCCTCCTCGCCGTCCCCGACGGAACGGTGAAATCCCGCATCCACGAAGGACGCCGCCGCCTGCGCGAGAGGCTGACCTGA
- a CDS encoding diacylglycerol/lipid kinase family protein, whose amino-acid sequence MRTKQQLTDDIRNERRAVLVVNAHARRGRKLYDTALAGLTAAGFTLLGAYPVDRPGELERTLERGIGLGPDLLVVGGGDGTISTGARVLAHRDIAMGLLPLGTTNNFARTVNVPLDLGDAVATLTGGKVVDVDLGLAGDMLFTNHVGVGLSAEVMRKAPRSLKRLTGRLAYPATALALLTRHRPLRATVRAGGREHEFLTHQLYVANGGFHAGRPITADADADDRLLVAYPVGGPTRRTLLRETARNAASGDRRTLGDDPFIAVGELLLETDRPALVEVDGEPCGSTPMRIGLDANALRVMAPLDTVDR is encoded by the coding sequence ATGCGTACGAAGCAGCAGCTCACCGACGACATCCGGAACGAGCGGCGGGCGGTGCTGGTGGTCAACGCCCATGCCCGGCGCGGTCGCAAGCTCTACGACACTGCCCTCGCCGGGCTCACGGCAGCCGGGTTCACGCTGCTGGGGGCGTACCCGGTGGATCGGCCCGGTGAGCTGGAGCGGACCCTGGAGCGGGGGATCGGGCTGGGTCCGGACCTGCTGGTCGTCGGAGGCGGCGACGGCACGATCAGCACGGGTGCGCGCGTGCTGGCCCACCGGGACATCGCGATGGGCCTGCTGCCGCTGGGCACGACGAACAACTTCGCGCGGACCGTCAACGTGCCGCTCGACCTCGGTGACGCCGTCGCGACGCTGACGGGCGGCAAGGTGGTCGACGTCGATCTGGGGCTCGCGGGCGACATGCTCTTCACCAACCACGTCGGTGTCGGGCTGTCCGCGGAGGTGATGCGGAAGGCGCCGCGATCGCTGAAGAGGCTCACCGGGCGGCTGGCGTACCCGGCGACGGCCCTGGCGTTGCTCACCCGGCATCGGCCGCTGCGGGCGACGGTCCGCGCGGGCGGGCGCGAGCATGAGTTCCTGACCCACCAGCTGTACGTCGCGAACGGCGGTTTCCACGCCGGGCGCCCGATCACCGCGGACGCCGACGCGGACGACCGGCTGCTGGTCGCGTACCCGGTGGGTGGTCCGACACGCCGGACCCTGCTGCGGGAGACGGCCCGGAACGCCGCCAGCGGTGACCGGCGCACGCTGGGTGACGACCCGTTCATCGCCGTCGGTGAGCTGCTGCTGGAGACCGACCGGCCGGCGCTGGTCGAGGTCGACGGCGAACCGTGCGGTTCGACCCCGATGCGGATCGGGCTGGACGCCAACGCCCTGCGGGTGATGGCCCCGCTGGACACCGTCGATCGATGA